The sequence below is a genomic window from Sphingobacterium sp. ML3W.
AGCGTGAGTTTTTTCATGCTTATAAAAATTTTTAGTGCCTAAAATTATTGTTTTCTTTTGACTATTTATCATATTCCAGATAAAACACAACTTTTTTACAGGGAGTAAGATATTGAATTTCGATTAAAAACAATATTATATATATGTTTTACCTCTATTTATAAACTATCTGCCAAATGATAATTTCTTTTTGTAATATTTAATTTGGTACTTTTGCGAAAGTAAAACGATTAACATGTGTTTAGTCTTTTATCGCTTAATATCCACTTTAATAAGATAACCTACATTGCGTGAACGTATAGAAAAAGTATGGCAAAAGACTCGGTTTTTCATCAATAGCCAACCGTTTCATGAAGGATTAAAAATTACCATTGCTGTCCTAATTCCTGTTCTTATATGTACTTGTTTTGGTCAATTGCATTATGGTGTAACGTTAGGCATAGGTAGTATCATTGCGAGTACACCAGATTTGGTAGGTCCCTACCGAGAACGTCGTAAATCTTTGCTTATCACTGTTGTTGTCGTGTTTTGTATGAGTTTGCTCACTCGTATTCTCCCGTTTTCAGATTTGTTTTTAGGGTTATTTATTACTTTTTTCTCTTTTGCTGCTTGCATGCTAACGGTTTTTGGAATTAGGGCAATGGGGATAGGTGCTTCTTGTTTACTGGCGCTATTCTTTAGTTTGACACTTACGCATGAAAGTAGTCATCCGATTACGGAAGCTTTACTGTTGACAGCTGGTGCAATTTGGTATATGTTGTTTGTATTGTTGGTGCGTTACTTAAGACCTTATCGGGTCAGTCAGCAGGTTTTGGCTGAATGTGCATACCGAATCGGTCTCTTATTAAGGGTTAAAGCTGATTTTTTTGATGCTACTACTGCCATTGCAAAGACACACAAACGTGTTATTCAGGTGAATGTTATCCTTAATCAACGTCAAGAAAATGTACGGGAGCTCTTGTTCTCTGCGGCTACAGAGAAACAATTTGCCAGTGATCAGTATAAGCAACTCACTTTTATTTTCGCTACGTTGATGGAATTATTCGAACGAATAAATGCCTCACATCATGATTATTATCAGATTCGTGAAAAATATGGACATACAAAGGTCTATCAAATGGTTCCGGATCTGTTGGTAAGTTGTGCTCAGGAATTGGAGCTGCTCTCTACCGCTATAAGTTTACTAAAATCACCAAAATATCCGATACAATTTACAGGACAATGGGATAAAGCTTATGAGGAAATTGTTGCATTGGAAAATCAGGAGCAGAGTACGACAATCGTCCTGAAGAAAATTCTCGTCAATATCCGTTATGTAATGCAGAAAATTAGGGAAATACATCGCATACTATCTAAATCGGGAGATGTGGATGATCATTCTAAATTACTGTTACATAAGGAAAGATTTTTTAAACAACGTACGTTTTCTTGGCCAGCTTTACAGGCTCATTTGAATATCAAGTCTCCAATTTTTAGACATTCACTACGTGTCGCTATAGTGATGTTAATCGCATTTGTGATTACAAATGCACTTCCGGTTTATTTTCCGGCTTACCTTGCTTTAACACAGCATAGTTTTTGGATTTATATCACCATTATTGTTATTTTACGACCTGGGTTTAGTTTAAGTAAGCAAAGAAGTATCGATCGACTGAAAGGTTCTTTCTTAGGAGGGATCTTAGGGTTGTTAAGCATCTATTTTATAACTAATGCCTTTATGTTATTGGCTGTGATGTTGGTCTATATGCTGCTGACATTTACTTTTTTGCGCAGTAAGTACTTCTATGGATCATTTTTTCTGACCGCTTTTTTTCTGATTGCGTATTACTTTTTTACGGGAGTAAATGATTTTGGGGTGCTCTTATTAAAAGAACGTTTGATAGATACTGTTATAGGATGTGTGCTTTCTTTTTTAGCTTTTCATCTGATTCTTCCTACGTGGGAGAGCGATTCTGTTCATATTTATTTGAAGAAGGCAATACACGCTAATTTACATTTCTTATCTGTTAGCTTTAGAACGTTTTCTGGTGATGGGATAGACCTTGCAGATTATAAGTTTGCCCGTAAAGAAGTGTACTTAAGTTTAGCAGAATTAAATGCCTTGAATGAAAGAATAGTGAATGAACCGAGTTATCAACGTCCTTTTACTAAAGAATTGAACGACTTTTCGATTTTTACGCATCAATTGATTTCATATGCGATGGCCTTTACCAATATGTTAGACCATAAATCTGGCTTGAGTTTTCAGGATGAACATGAAAGGTTGATGAATAAGATTCTTTCGAAATTAAAGAAATCATATGCATTGTTTGCAACAGATACTTGGGATGGTATGGGGTTGAAGTCTAACCGGTTAAAACCTGATCATGATGATGTAGGTGAGGGTATATTGGTCAGGGAGCAGTTGGAGTTGATGCTGGATCTAGTTGAAAAATTGTATCATACCTCTCTGGATATATCATTATTGTCGAAGCGATAAATTTAGATTTTCTGAAAAATTAAAAATAAAGGTAGCGGGATATTTAGATGGATCAAAAAAAGCTATTTGTTCGGTCTACTTTTCAAGCTACCTTTATTGTGTTTTGTATCGCTATGCGAGTGGATTGATATGATCGGCTACAGGAAATTCTTGTCCGGTATTGCCAATTAGTTTGTTCAACTCAAAGCGTGCATTGTCTGTCATGTCTTTGCCTCCGGCAAGTTTTGCTTTATCCAATAATTCCAATGCTAATTTTTCTTCTTCACGTTGCTCATTGACTAGCCATTGTAGGAAGTTCCAAGTTGCCCAATCACCCTCCTTCATACTCATATTTACGATTTTGTAAATCGATTCGGTATTCTCAATCTCTTGTTGCAAAACCATTTCAAAGCATTCCAAGGTGTTTTTAGGCTCTGGTTCTGGTTTTTTGATTGCATCAATCTTCACCGAGCTTCCCCTTTCTTGTACATACTCGATGATTTTCGCCATGTGTACGCGCTCTTCCTGAGAGTGTTTCATCATAAAGGATTTGACGCCGTCAAGCATGTTGTCGTCAGCCCAACAGGCTAACATTAAATATACTTGTGCTGAATAGGCTTCCAGTGTGATTTGTTCATTTAAAGCTTTACAAAGTGTTTTTGATAATCGATCTGTTTTAATTGCCATTATTGTAAGATTTAGTACCTCAAATTTACCGTGTAAATCCAGGTGAAATGTTAAAGAAATATAACCTCAATAAAGCATGAAAGTTAGAAATTCAGGCTCTTTATCAAGTAACAATTGGATAGTATAAATGTTTTTAGCAATTATTGATTCCCATTGTTTAATAAAATCAATAAATATGATTCGTGTTCTTTTGTCTACAATTTTGAGCAACTTTTAACAGCATTTTTTATCCCTTCAGACTGCTTTATAGAAGCTTTACTTTATTTTAAAATTTTTCCATCAGATTGTTTTGATAGTTCACATTCGATTGGTTTTAATTATCTATCGATTTGTTTATCTCCTTTGCTTTTTAGCGTAAATATCTGCGGAATATTAATCTGAAGAACAGGGAACATATTCTTACTTTAGGAGTCTTAATGTGCTGATATAAAAACATTTTTTCCGCTAACGTTAGAAATACTGAAATAATAGTCTCTATGAAAATTTACTGATCTGTTTTTATTTTTTTGGTATCTTAGCATATAACCTTACTAAATTAAAACCAAATGCTACATAAGACTATTGTAATTCTCTTTTTAATCTTCGCACAATTTTCTGCTTCAGCGCAGGAGTATACCTTGATAAAGGATATATCCTACCGAGAAAAAAATGAAAATGATGCGTATAAAAAAGAGCGATGTAAACTCGATCTTTATCTTCCGCAGGATAAACCCAATTTTGCTACCATTGTGTGGTTTCATGGTGGAGGACTAGAAGGAGGGGAGAAATTCATTCCATTGGAGCTTAAAGAAAAAGGAGTAGCGGTTATCGCTGTTAATTATAGACTAAGTCCGAAAGTACAGGGGCCGGCTTATATTGACGATGCTGCGGCAGCTGTTGCTTGGGCTTTTAATCATATTGCATCTCATGGGGGTGACCCTTCAAAAATCTATGTTTCAGGTCATTCTGCTGGTGGGTATTTGGCATTGATGGTTGGTTTGGATAAAGCATACCTTAAACAGTATAATATAGATGCTAATCGCATTAAGGGACTGGCTCCGGTCAGTGGGCAAACCAATACGCATTATACCATTAAGAAAGAACGAGGACAATCGATGGAAATTCCAATTATCGATCAGTATGCCCCATTGACCTTTGCTAGGAAAGATGCACCACCGATTCTATTGATTACTGGAGATCCAAAGTTGGAATTGCCTGCGAGATATGAAGAGAATGCCCATCTGGCTGCTGTATTAGAAAATTTAAAACACCCTAATATACAATTGTATCAATTGCAAGGTTTTGATCATGGAGGCGTTTATGCGCCTGGCTGTCTGTTAATGCTTAATTGGATTGAAAAGCAATCAAAATAACTAGCTGTAGAAAGAGCTGCGTTGCTGAAATCAAAATTCTTCGGAATCTTCTTGTAATAAATCAAACGATGTTTATATCAGATTGATGTTGCGTTGAACCCGATATCAGTTGGTAAACTTTGTTTTTTTAATATCGAATTCAGAAATATACGGTTTCTAATACTGCTTTGTTGTGTTTTACTGTCCATATGCCGTTTAATTGTTAACTTTATTATATCTATAAATTAAACATAAGCATGACATCCAAAAGAGACATTCTTGACAGACTTAAAGCTGGGGAACAAGTAAGCCTAAGTGATCCTGATTACTATAAAATCTATGCGGTTGTTGATAACACAATCAGGTTATCTCAAAAACTTAATAGTTCAGCAGATACCAATGAATTACGCAATTGCTTGAGTGAAATAATCGGGACAAAAGTAGCCGATAGCACCATTATATTTCCTCCATTTTATACTAATTTTGGACGATTTATCTCGATTGGGGAACATGTTTTTATTAACCATGCCTGTTCCTTCTTAGATATGGGGGGTATAACGATTGAGGACGGAGCATTAATTGGTCCTAAAGTAAATCTCATTACAGAAAACCACCCTTTAAATCCAGCTGACAGAAGCGCTTTAGTTACAAAACCTATCCTCATCAAGCGTAAAGCCTGGATAGGGGCGGGGGCTACAATATTGCCTGGAGTAACAGTTGGGGAAAATTCGGTGGTTGCTGCGGGGGCAGTTGTTTCAAAGGATGTACCAGATAATGTGGTAGTCGGTGGTATACCTGCTAAATTTATAAAAAAGATTACCGAATGATTGCCTTATCCTTATGCAGGAAGACTTTCTCAAGCTGATGAATGCTGGCTGTTTTACTTGCGGATAAATAGTACGTTCATTTTTCTTATTTGCAGATGAACGTACAAGTTTTATGATTTAGTAATCCGACCCTGCAGTTCTAAATTCATTTGGACTGATTCCAACATTTTTTTTAAAAAATCGCGAAAAATGTTGTGGGTATTTGAAGCCTAATTCGTAAGCAATCTCATTGATCGTTTTACTTCGGTCATGTATCTTATTTATTGCTTCAGCTACGATTTTTTTTTGGATATATTCCTGGGCACATTTTCCCGCTTCTTTTTTTATCCGATCTCCAAAATAATTCGCTGATATATTCAGTTTTTCGGCAAAATAGGCAACGGAAGGTATTCCGACTTCGATGAGATCTTCAGATGAGAAATATTGGTTAAGCAAATCATTGAAATTTTTCACCATACCTTGATTCAGACTTTCTTGCGTAATGAATTGACGATCGTAAAAACGTTCACAGTAATTTAGGAACAGTTCAATATTCGAAGTCAGTAATTTTTTACTGTGCTTATCTATTGATTGACTCAATTCATATTCGATTTTAGAAAAGCAGTCGGCAACAGTTTTTGTTTCCCATTCTGATAATTGTATGATCTGATGACAGTCTTTATGGAAAAAGTAGTAAACGCTCAGTTTTTCTGCAAGAGACGTTTCTTTTATTAAGTCGTGGTGGAATACAAGTGCATGTCCTTTACCTTTAATTTCAGCAGTATTATGCTCTATTCCGATAACTTGTCCAGGAGCAATAAACGCTAATTGCCCTTCATGATTGTCAAGAACAGATAGTGCGATACAATATAGATTTAAATGCACAGTACTGTCACGACGTACTATCGCCTTAGACCAGTCTACGATATTGACGAGTGGATGACGAGTTTCAAATTGATTGAAAGTATTGAATGCAGAAACGGTGTTTAGATGAGTGAGTGTTTTCATGTTACTGACATTTACTATTTGATTAATTTTTGCCATTTGAGATTGATATCTAATCTCCATAGCTATTCGATCCTAGTGTGGAAGTTGACAAGACCTATAATAAGCTATCCCGATAGATATCAACAAACATCAGGAAATTAGTTTAGGTCAATATATGGAAGGGGAGGAAAACGAAAAATTGGTTACTGAAAACGATTTTATCCACTAACTATCCACTCTTTGAAATCCGATGCTTTGTTTTTACTGATATAAATACGTTCGGGAGTATCTATGTCAAGTGTGATAAGGAGACGATTATCAAACCAGATCGTGATGCTCTGAACTGAACTTCTGGCAATAATAAATTGTTTATTGGCACGGTAAAATTTTGTCGGATTTAAAGTCGTATAGATATAATCGAGTGTTCTCGAATAGCGATAATTGTTGCCATCTTTTATATAAATGCTGGTGTTCTTATCCGTCGTATAAAAAAAAGCAACAGTTTGTAAATTAATAGGAAGTAGCTTGTCCTGGACGGAAATAAGGAGTTTGTCTTTGTACTGCGAAGAAGGAGCCAATTGTGTGATCTTTGTGATATAAGAAACCAGATCATTTTGGGAAAACCGTTTAAATTTGAGAAGCGCTCGCTCGAGATCACTTGATTTTATGGGCTTGAGTAAGTAGTCGATGCTGCTGACTTTAAATGCATCGATGGCATATTCATCATAAGCTGTTGTAAATATGATGGGTACTTCGACTTGGATATGATCAAATATCAAAAATGCAGATCCGTCGGATAGGTGGATGTCCATTAAAATGAGATCGGGTGCTGGATGTGTATTTAACCAATTGATGGTTTGGCTTACACTCTCTGTATTTCCTAAAACTTGTATCGAAGGGTCGATTTCTTTTAATATTTCAACTAAGCTTTCGTAAGCTGCAGTTTCATCTTCTACAATCAATACCTGCATAAATAATTACTTTAAGGGTAAATAAACGGTGAATGTCTTTCCATCATCTTCTACCCGGATTGACTTTTCTAACAATAATAAAAATCGGTTCTCTAGATTTTTGAGTCCTGTACCATTGGTATTGGCTATTGTTAATTTAGGATAAATCGGATTGGAGATAACCAATTCATTATTCTCGTTCAAGTAGATGTCAATAACCATTTTATGGTCGCTGTCTATTGTGTTGTGAACAACAATATTATCCAGCAGGGGAAGGATGGAGAGGACCGGGAGTGTGTAATCCAATACGTTTTGGTCAATATGGATATGGTATGCCAGCTTATTGGCAAAACGGACTTCCATCATATACTTGAAGGCATCTACAAATGCTAGTTCTTCCCTTAAGGTAACAAGCCCTTTTTTATCACTCTGTAGGATGTATCGGAATACATCGGATAACTTGTTGACATAGGTCAATGTGACTTCATCATTCTTTTTTCGTATCAAAGAGGTTAAACCATTGAGCGAATTGAAAAAGAAATGGGGGTTGATCTGATTGGTAAGTGCGTCATAGCGGCTTTCCAGATTTTTGACTGTAAGTTCTTCAATCTGCTGTTCTTTTTTCCTCCTTTCGATATACAGTTGTATAATATGTCCCATCAATGAACTTAATATGGAAACAACAAAGAATTGGAAAAGGACAAGACTTCCGAAATGCCTCACCTTGGTAAAGAGTAACACTGAAATACCTCCATAAACAACGTACGCAATAGCAGCAATCAAGAGGCTATATCCAAATCTTTTTTTGAAAGAGGAGGTTTTAAGATTTGCTAAATTGGTTTTGATCAGTAAAAAAATCAATGACACAAAGAATGCATAACGAAACAGAAAAAAAATGATATGAGCCATTTTTCTTGATTCGTCAAGATTTTTTAATTCAAAGGGCAACCAGGTGATATCTGGATATATAACAAATATAGCAGCAGCGACACTTATTAGCAGTAATTGCCATGAGTTGTATTTTGTTAACAATGTTTATTCGATTTTGTACAACAATAAAATAGTACCTAAGATAAAGGTACGATCTTCTTTTTCTAAAAGGAATACTCGATCGAACTAAAGCGAAAAATATAGTATGAAAGCGAAATCTAATCGAAGTATACCGTGTACCCTAATCAATAGTGGTGTGGTTATTAGCTTGGTCCATGCATTTTTTTCTGAAACAAAAAAATGCATAATGATGTAAGTATAATATTAAGTGGCTTGTAGTCAGTAATAATGGTAAGGGAAACCGTAATCTGTATACAGGAGTAGTGAAAAGCATATTCGAACTTTGTATCATAAAATCTATTCAAGTGATAGATAACAGGTAATTATAAAAATGTAGTGAAAGAAAATGAATCTTTCATGTATAAAAAAATAGAAACATGGAAAAAAGACAATTAGGACTTAGCGGACTTGAAGTTTCGGCTTTGGGACTGGGATGTATGGGGTTGAGCTTCGGCTATGGACCTGCTACGGATAAGCAGCAAGCTATTCATTTGATTCAGAAAGCGTATGATGAAGGGGTCACTTTTTTCGACACAGCCGAGTGTTACGGTCCTTTTACGAATGAAGAATTGCTAGGAGAGGCTTTAATTCCTTTTCGGGATAAGGTAGTGATTGCGACCAAATTTGGGTTTCAGGATGGCGACTCTAAAAAAGAATTGGATAGTAGTCCTGCACGGATAAGAGCCGTGGTAGAAGCGTCCATGAAGAGGCTCAAAACAGATTATATTGATTTGTTTTATCAACATCGTGTGGACCCTAAAGTACCCATTGAAGTTGTTGCAGGAACGATTCGAGATCTTATAGATGAAGGGAAAATAAGACATTGGGGATTGTCGGAAGCAGGAGCAGAGACGATCCGTATTGCCCATGCAGTGCAACCTTTAGCTGCCTTACAGAGTGAATATTCGTTATTCTTTCGCGAAGCGGAAAGAGAAATTATTCCGACGCTGGAAGAGCTTGGGATTGGTTTTGTTCCGTTCAGTCCCTTAGGTAAAGGTTTTCTGACAGGAGCGATTAATGAAACCACACAATTTGATCCTACTGATTTCAGGAATATAGTACCTCGCTTTTCGCCAGAGAATAGAAAAGCGAATCAGGCCTTGGTCGACTTATTGAAAGCAATTGCTATCGATAAGGAAGCAACACCTGCACAGATTGCATTAGCTTGGTTATTGGCACAAAAACCATGGATCGTACCTATCCCTGGAACGACAAAAATACACCGTTTGCAGGAAAATATCGGTTCTGCTTTCATCAGACTGTCAACAGCAGATCTTGAGCAGATTAAATTGGCAGCATCAAAAATTTCTATTCAGGGAGCAAGGTATCCTGAGGCTCTGCAAAATAGGGTAGGGAAATAGGAAGGAAGATTGGCGACGGATTAGGGGTTTAGATAAGGAATAATGGTAGTAACTTCAGTAAAGGGTATACTAACCTTTAGGTTGATTGTAGGGATATTTGTTTATTAAAATAAGTTAAAGATGAAAGCAATAACACAG
It includes:
- a CDS encoding ferritin, which encodes MAIKTDRLSKTLCKALNEQITLEAYSAQVYLMLACWADDNMLDGVKSFMMKHSQEERVHMAKIIEYVQERGSSVKIDAIKKPEPEPKNTLECFEMVLQQEIENTESIYKIVNMSMKEGDWATWNFLQWLVNEQREEEKLALELLDKAKLAGGKDMTDNARFELNKLIGNTGQEFPVADHINPLA
- a CDS encoding sensor histidine kinase → MLTKYNSWQLLLISVAAAIFVIYPDITWLPFELKNLDESRKMAHIIFFLFRYAFFVSLIFLLIKTNLANLKTSSFKKRFGYSLLIAAIAYVVYGGISVLLFTKVRHFGSLVLFQFFVVSILSSLMGHIIQLYIERRKKEQQIEELTVKNLESRYDALTNQINPHFFFNSLNGLTSLIRKKNDEVTLTYVNKLSDVFRYILQSDKKGLVTLREELAFVDAFKYMMEVRFANKLAYHIHIDQNVLDYTLPVLSILPLLDNIVVHNTIDSDHKMVIDIYLNENNELVISNPIYPKLTIANTNGTGLKNLENRFLLLLEKSIRVEDDGKTFTVYLPLK
- a CDS encoding aldo/keto reductase, with translation MEKRQLGLSGLEVSALGLGCMGLSFGYGPATDKQQAIHLIQKAYDEGVTFFDTAECYGPFTNEELLGEALIPFRDKVVIATKFGFQDGDSKKELDSSPARIRAVVEASMKRLKTDYIDLFYQHRVDPKVPIEVVAGTIRDLIDEGKIRHWGLSEAGAETIRIAHAVQPLAALQSEYSLFFREAEREIIPTLEELGIGFVPFSPLGKGFLTGAINETTQFDPTDFRNIVPRFSPENRKANQALVDLLKAIAIDKEATPAQIALAWLLAQKPWIVPIPGTTKIHRLQENIGSAFIRLSTADLEQIKLAASKISIQGARYPEALQNRVGK
- a CDS encoding LytR/AlgR family response regulator transcription factor, producing the protein MQVLIVEDETAAYESLVEILKEIDPSIQVLGNTESVSQTINWLNTHPAPDLILMDIHLSDGSAFLIFDHIQVEVPIIFTTAYDEYAIDAFKVSSIDYLLKPIKSSDLERALLKFKRFSQNDLVSYITKITQLAPSSQYKDKLLISVQDKLLPINLQTVAFFYTTDKNTSIYIKDGNNYRYSRTLDYIYTTLNPTKFYRANKQFIIARSSVQSITIWFDNRLLITLDIDTPERIYISKNKASDFKEWIVSG
- a CDS encoding DapH/DapD/GlmU-related protein, giving the protein MTSKRDILDRLKAGEQVSLSDPDYYKIYAVVDNTIRLSQKLNSSADTNELRNCLSEIIGTKVADSTIIFPPFYTNFGRFISIGEHVFINHACSFLDMGGITIEDGALIGPKVNLITENHPLNPADRSALVTKPILIKRKAWIGAGATILPGVTVGENSVVAAGAVVSKDVPDNVVVGGIPAKFIKKITE
- a CDS encoding helix-turn-helix domain-containing protein, which translates into the protein MKTLTHLNTVSAFNTFNQFETRHPLVNIVDWSKAIVRRDSTVHLNLYCIALSVLDNHEGQLAFIAPGQVIGIEHNTAEIKGKGHALVFHHDLIKETSLAEKLSVYYFFHKDCHQIIQLSEWETKTVADCFSKIEYELSQSIDKHSKKLLTSNIELFLNYCERFYDRQFITQESLNQGMVKNFNDLLNQYFSSEDLIEVGIPSVAYFAEKLNISANYFGDRIKKEAGKCAQEYIQKKIVAEAINKIHDRSKTINEIAYELGFKYPQHFSRFFKKNVGISPNEFRTAGSDY
- a CDS encoding FUSC family membrane protein yields the protein MRERIEKVWQKTRFFINSQPFHEGLKITIAVLIPVLICTCFGQLHYGVTLGIGSIIASTPDLVGPYRERRKSLLITVVVVFCMSLLTRILPFSDLFLGLFITFFSFAACMLTVFGIRAMGIGASCLLALFFSLTLTHESSHPITEALLLTAGAIWYMLFVLLVRYLRPYRVSQQVLAECAYRIGLLLRVKADFFDATTAIAKTHKRVIQVNVILNQRQENVRELLFSAATEKQFASDQYKQLTFIFATLMELFERINASHHDYYQIREKYGHTKVYQMVPDLLVSCAQELELLSTAISLLKSPKYPIQFTGQWDKAYEEIVALENQEQSTTIVLKKILVNIRYVMQKIREIHRILSKSGDVDDHSKLLLHKERFFKQRTFSWPALQAHLNIKSPIFRHSLRVAIVMLIAFVITNALPVYFPAYLALTQHSFWIYITIIVILRPGFSLSKQRSIDRLKGSFLGGILGLLSIYFITNAFMLLAVMLVYMLLTFTFLRSKYFYGSFFLTAFFLIAYYFFTGVNDFGVLLLKERLIDTVIGCVLSFLAFHLILPTWESDSVHIYLKKAIHANLHFLSVSFRTFSGDGIDLADYKFARKEVYLSLAELNALNERIVNEPSYQRPFTKELNDFSIFTHQLISYAMAFTNMLDHKSGLSFQDEHERLMNKILSKLKKSYALFATDTWDGMGLKSNRLKPDHDDVGEGILVREQLELMLDLVEKLYHTSLDISLLSKR
- a CDS encoding alpha/beta hydrolase, yielding MLHKTIVILFLIFAQFSASAQEYTLIKDISYREKNENDAYKKERCKLDLYLPQDKPNFATIVWFHGGGLEGGEKFIPLELKEKGVAVIAVNYRLSPKVQGPAYIDDAAAAVAWAFNHIASHGGDPSKIYVSGHSAGGYLALMVGLDKAYLKQYNIDANRIKGLAPVSGQTNTHYTIKKERGQSMEIPIIDQYAPLTFARKDAPPILLITGDPKLELPARYEENAHLAAVLENLKHPNIQLYQLQGFDHGGVYAPGCLLMLNWIEKQSK